A genome region from Triticum aestivum cultivar Chinese Spring chromosome 2B, IWGSC CS RefSeq v2.1, whole genome shotgun sequence includes the following:
- the LOC123042835 gene encoding uncharacterized protein has product MADEQYYADPPGAPHGLLLAMALGLLVAWPLFVGQGGAPVTDAIANGIAELLGPVGLLLLPIGLLLLISLLSSYRGHDVFAFGGSPDAVHHIGESAIGVALMLVLVLVLLYYRSVLFGGGGDDDE; this is encoded by the coding sequence ATGGCGGACGAGCAGTACTACGCTGACCCGCCAGGGGCGCCACACGGGCTGCTGCTGGCGATGGCGTTGGGGCTGCTGGTTGCCTGGCCGCTTTTCGTGGGTCAAGGGGGTGCGCCGGTAACCGATGCCATCGCCAATGGCATCGCCGAGCTGCTCGGCCCCGTGGGCCTACTCCTCCTCCCTATCGGGCTCCTTCTCCTCATCAGCCTCCTATCCTCCTACCGCGGCCATGACGTGTTCGCCTTCGGCGGCTCGCCCGACGCTGTGCACCACATTGGGGAATCCGCCATCGGCGTGGCGCTCATGCtggtcctcgtcctcgtccttctCTACTACCGGTCCGTGCTcttcggcggcggcggagacgacgACGAGTAG